In the Streptomyces sp. NBC_00525 genome, one interval contains:
- a CDS encoding oxygenase MpaB family protein gives MTEADPGLFGPASVTWQLHADPMMWIAGVRALYLQALHPLAVRGVTQNSDFRDDAWGRLMRTAGFVGTLTYGTTEAAEKAGARVRRIHRHLTVTDPATGRTCGVDEPELLLWVHCAEADSYLQVLLRSGYPLTARQADRYIGEHRHSARLVGLDPDDVPATTAELAGYFARVRPALARTPEALDVARFLHRPPVHPLLVPARALLWRHAADLAYQSLPPFAHELYGRAAPPPAAVDRRLRTTGALLRAVPARLRWRLPPGHIMGAMARLGPGSRPTPYTLKRQAAILDAPGRARRQRAERRGRQQGWRRPG, from the coding sequence ATGACGGAAGCCGACCCCGGACTCTTCGGACCCGCGTCGGTCACCTGGCAACTGCATGCCGACCCGATGATGTGGATCGCCGGGGTGCGTGCCCTCTACCTCCAGGCCCTCCACCCGCTCGCGGTGCGCGGCGTCACCCAGAACTCGGACTTCCGGGACGACGCCTGGGGCCGGCTCATGCGCACGGCGGGCTTCGTCGGCACCCTCACGTACGGCACCACCGAAGCCGCCGAGAAGGCGGGCGCGCGGGTCCGGAGGATCCACCGCCACCTCACGGTCACCGACCCGGCGACCGGCCGCACCTGCGGCGTCGACGAGCCCGAACTGCTGCTGTGGGTGCACTGCGCCGAGGCCGACTCCTACCTTCAGGTCCTGCTCCGCTCCGGCTACCCGCTCACCGCCCGGCAGGCCGACCGGTACATCGGTGAACACCGGCACAGCGCCCGCCTGGTCGGCCTCGACCCCGACGACGTCCCCGCGACGACCGCCGAACTCGCCGGCTACTTCGCCCGCGTACGGCCGGCCCTCGCCCGGACCCCGGAGGCGCTGGACGTCGCCCGCTTCCTGCACCGGCCGCCCGTCCACCCCCTCCTCGTCCCGGCCCGCGCCCTGCTCTGGCGGCACGCGGCGGACCTCGCCTACCAGTCCCTGCCGCCATTCGCCCACGAGCTGTACGGCAGGGCCGCGCCGCCGCCCGCCGCCGTGGACCGCAGGCTGCGCACCACCGGCGCCCTGCTGCGCGCCGTCCCCGCCCGGCTGCGGTGGCGGCTGCCGCCCGGTCACATCATGGGCGCGATGGCGCGCCTCGGACCCGGCAGCCGCCCCACCCCGTACACACTGAAGAGGCAGGCAGCCATACTGGACGCGCCGGGGAGGGCGCGGCGACAGCGGGCGGAACGACGGGGGCGGCAACAGGGATGGCGGAGACCAGGCTGA
- a CDS encoding serine/threonine-protein kinase: MAETRLIQSRYRLLDLIGRGGMGEVWRARDEALGRQVAVKCLKPMSGRHDEDHTRVVRERFRREARVAAALQHRGVTVVHDFGEYEGVLYLVMELLDGRNLSQLLEDNEQNPLPVDDIVDIAEQVADALGYTHQQGIVHRDLKPANIMRLSDGTVKICDFGIARPGHGIPVTSRLTGVGVAMGTPHYMSPEQISGGQVDHRSDLYSLGCVLYEIATGAPPFDMEDSWGILVGHRDTTPEPLRSHRAELPGFFDRVVLDLLAKTPEERPADAHDLRRRIAVGRTGEQPFAEPAGRMPLGPPAALTRGSRATPGLPAWAATMTGGHKATVTGHPPLAPPDRTAGLTLTWTTGAAPHPAPPGTLAGSPAPGSASGRKERAENALREFGRLAEDRARLLGPDHGETLAARQQMAYALGRLGRHAEAHELHTAVLASRERASGPDHPDTLRCRHNLAFSLSRLGRLEDSYRMAHDVAGARARVLGPDHPDTLVTLYEVGYALGRLGRWTEALNTYRQVAEARTRLLGADHPDTLATRYEVGISLGRLGRSVDALELYRTLVADRLRVNGPHDPETLRARHGLGVNLGRLARWDEALAEARAVCAAREHVLGPDHPDTLVSRREVAVALGWLGRWAQALTVYRQVADARTRLLGAAHPDTLAGRDDEAHCLEQLGRAREAADLYRDVAALRQQPVGPPL; this comes from the coding sequence ATGGCGGAGACCAGGCTGATCCAGAGCCGGTACCGGCTGCTCGACCTGATCGGGCGGGGCGGCATGGGCGAGGTGTGGCGTGCCCGCGACGAAGCGCTGGGCCGCCAGGTCGCCGTCAAATGCCTCAAGCCGATGAGCGGCCGGCACGACGAGGACCACACCCGCGTCGTCCGCGAGCGCTTCCGCCGCGAGGCGCGGGTCGCCGCCGCCCTCCAGCACCGGGGCGTCACCGTCGTGCACGACTTCGGCGAGTACGAGGGCGTGCTCTACCTCGTGATGGAGCTGCTCGACGGCCGCAACCTCAGCCAGCTCCTGGAGGACAACGAGCAGAACCCGCTGCCCGTGGACGACATCGTGGACATCGCCGAACAGGTCGCCGACGCCCTCGGCTACACCCACCAGCAGGGCATCGTCCACCGCGACCTCAAGCCCGCCAACATCATGCGGCTGTCCGACGGCACGGTGAAGATCTGCGACTTCGGCATAGCCCGGCCCGGTCACGGCATTCCGGTCACCTCCCGGCTCACCGGCGTCGGCGTCGCGATGGGCACCCCGCACTACATGTCCCCGGAGCAGATCAGCGGCGGCCAGGTGGACCACCGCAGCGACCTCTACTCGCTGGGCTGCGTGCTGTACGAGATCGCGACCGGCGCCCCGCCCTTCGACATGGAGGACTCCTGGGGCATCCTCGTCGGCCACCGCGACACCACGCCCGAGCCGCTGCGCTCCCACCGCGCCGAACTCCCGGGGTTCTTCGACCGCGTCGTCCTGGACCTGCTCGCCAAGACCCCGGAGGAGCGCCCGGCCGACGCCCACGACCTGCGCCGCCGCATCGCCGTCGGCCGCACCGGCGAACAGCCCTTCGCGGAACCCGCCGGCCGGATGCCGCTCGGCCCGCCCGCCGCCCTCACCCGGGGCAGCCGCGCCACGCCCGGACTGCCCGCCTGGGCGGCGACGATGACCGGCGGCCACAAGGCCACCGTCACCGGACACCCGCCCCTGGCCCCGCCCGACCGCACGGCCGGCCTCACCCTCACCTGGACCACCGGCGCCGCACCGCACCCCGCCCCGCCCGGCACCCTCGCCGGCTCGCCCGCGCCCGGCTCCGCATCGGGGCGCAAGGAGCGCGCCGAGAACGCGCTGCGCGAGTTCGGCCGGCTCGCCGAGGACCGGGCCCGCCTCCTCGGCCCCGACCACGGCGAGACCCTCGCCGCCCGGCAGCAGATGGCGTACGCGCTGGGCCGCCTCGGGCGGCACGCCGAGGCCCACGAACTGCACACCGCCGTCCTCGCGTCGCGGGAGCGCGCCTCGGGCCCGGACCACCCCGACACGCTGCGCTGCCGCCACAACCTGGCCTTCAGCCTCAGCAGGCTGGGACGCCTGGAGGACTCCTACCGCATGGCCCACGACGTGGCCGGGGCCCGCGCCCGCGTACTGGGCCCCGACCACCCCGACACGCTGGTCACGCTGTACGAGGTCGGGTACGCGCTGGGCCGGCTCGGCCGCTGGACGGAGGCCCTGAACACCTACCGGCAGGTCGCCGAGGCGCGGACCCGGCTGCTGGGCGCCGACCACCCCGACACCCTCGCCACCCGCTACGAGGTCGGCATCAGCCTGGGCCGGCTCGGCCGCAGCGTGGACGCCCTGGAGCTGTACCGCACGCTCGTCGCCGACCGCCTGCGGGTCAACGGCCCCCACGACCCCGAGACCCTGCGCGCCCGCCACGGACTGGGCGTCAACCTGGGCCGGCTGGCCCGCTGGGACGAGGCCCTGGCGGAGGCGCGCGCGGTCTGCGCCGCACGGGAACACGTCCTGGGCCCCGACCACCCGGACACCCTGGTCAGCCGCCGCGAGGTCGCCGTCGCCCTCGGCTGGCTGGGCCGCTGGGCGCAGGCGCTCACCGTCTACCGGCAGGTCGCCGACGCCCGGACCCGGCTGCTGGGCGCCGCCCACCCCGACACCCTGGCCGGCCGCGACGACGAGGCGCACTGCCTCGAACAGCTGGGCCGCGCCCGCGAGGCCGCCGACCTCTACCGGGACGTCGCCGCGCTCCGGCAGCAGCCGGTCGGGCCGCCGCTCTGA
- a CDS encoding baeRF3 domain-containing protein, with protein MDTDALTAGLLQELRATRPYPALSLTMPTHRRAPDNAQDPVRLRNLLSEAHNRLEADPAVSRETCAAIKRQLERAVDELDQRRALDALVLLATADEYRIWRLPRTAPERVVLSDSYLTRNLVAAKAQARPFWALTVAADHAALFSGTTESVQEVHIGGFPLTAPREDFDPQREEQIGDTPSNFASEDTKLFLRTVDEKLRAVLATDPRPLYLVGIAPALALFEEAGQCAKDAVGRVTKGAPADNAPRELLTELRPALEARRARFAAEIDAKLDAARGRKAFAGGLDEVWAAVREGRAGLVAVEEHYQQTVRMDEEHLRPVTDEVVDPADVTVREDIVDELVEAALDSGAEVYFVADDSLEAHGRIAAELRF; from the coding sequence ATGGACACGGACGCCCTGACCGCCGGCCTGCTTCAGGAGCTGCGCGCGACCAGGCCCTATCCGGCCCTGTCCCTGACCATGCCGACCCACCGGCGTGCCCCGGACAACGCCCAGGACCCCGTACGGCTGCGCAATCTGCTGTCCGAGGCCCACAACCGGCTGGAGGCCGACCCGGCCGTCTCCCGCGAGACCTGCGCGGCGATCAAGCGGCAACTGGAGCGCGCCGTCGACGAACTCGACCAGCGCCGGGCGCTGGACGCGCTGGTGCTCCTGGCGACCGCCGACGAGTACCGGATCTGGCGACTGCCGCGTACCGCACCCGAACGGGTGGTGCTGAGCGACAGCTACCTCACCCGCAACCTGGTCGCCGCGAAGGCTCAGGCCCGGCCCTTCTGGGCGCTGACGGTGGCCGCCGACCACGCCGCACTCTTCAGCGGCACGACCGAGTCGGTGCAGGAGGTCCACATCGGCGGCTTCCCGCTCACGGCCCCGCGCGAGGACTTCGACCCGCAGCGCGAGGAGCAGATCGGCGACACGCCCAGCAACTTCGCCAGCGAGGACACCAAGCTCTTCCTGCGCACGGTGGACGAGAAGCTGCGCGCCGTGCTGGCCACCGACCCGCGTCCGCTGTACCTGGTCGGCATCGCCCCCGCGCTCGCCCTGTTCGAGGAGGCCGGGCAGTGCGCGAAGGACGCGGTGGGCCGGGTCACCAAGGGCGCGCCGGCCGACAACGCGCCCCGCGAACTGCTCACCGAGCTGCGCCCCGCCCTGGAGGCCCGGCGCGCCCGCTTCGCGGCGGAGATCGACGCCAAGCTCGACGCGGCACGCGGCCGCAAGGCGTTCGCCGGGGGCCTGGACGAGGTGTGGGCGGCGGTGCGCGAGGGGCGCGCCGGGCTGGTGGCGGTGGAGGAGCATTACCAGCAGACGGTGCGGATGGACGAGGAACATCTCCGGCCGGTCACCGACGAGGTGGTGGACCCGGCCGACGTGACCGTCCGCGAGGACATCGTGGACGAGCTGGTGGAGGCGGCGCTGGACAGCGGGGCGGAGGTGTACTTCGTCGCCGACGACTCCCTCGAGGCGCACGGCCGGATCGCGGCGGAACTGCGCTTCTAG
- a CDS encoding ATP-binding protein — translation MTVPLDRHYLVELQVSAERVDQLRRIVAAHLRHWSLELHVRPVCRAVEELLTNVHRHVGDDNRCVVELRWSGRHLTVSVADNGSGMPRLLREGGGGLSRVMALSDSWGTCRTADGKVVWFTRYAQEPQHIGLVPLPPLPGVREFRRPPVVAAEIPEPVPAAVEESVPDVTPAPALV, via the coding sequence ATGACCGTTCCACTCGACCGGCACTATCTGGTCGAACTCCAGGTTTCCGCAGAACGTGTCGACCAGCTGCGACGCATAGTCGCCGCCCATCTGCGCCACTGGAGTCTCGAACTCCACGTACGGCCCGTGTGCCGTGCCGTGGAGGAGCTGCTGACCAATGTCCACCGGCACGTCGGTGACGACAACCGCTGCGTCGTCGAACTCCGCTGGTCCGGACGGCACCTCACGGTCTCCGTCGCAGACAACGGCTCCGGGATGCCCCGGCTGCTCCGCGAGGGCGGCGGCGGCCTGAGCCGCGTCATGGCCCTCAGCGACAGCTGGGGCACCTGCCGCACCGCCGACGGCAAGGTCGTCTGGTTCACCCGGTACGCCCAGGAGCCCCAGCACATCGGACTGGTGCCGCTGCCGCCGCTGCCCGGCGTCCGCGAGTTCCGCCGCCCGCCCGTCGTGGCCGCCGAGATCCCCGAGCCGGTCCCGGCCGCCGTAGAGGAGAGCGTCCCCGACGTCACCCCCGCCCCCGCCCTCGTCTGA
- a CDS encoding NADP-dependent succinic semialdehyde dehydrogenase produces the protein MPIATVNPANGETLRTFDALDDDEIEKRIAAADAAFRDYRTTSFGERARLLGRAADLLDEDRRDIARTMTLEMGKPVTAARAEAAKCAKAMRWYAARAEELLADEHPSPADVEDSGAVRAYVRYRPLGPVLAVMPWNFPLWQVVRFAAPALMAGNTGLLKHASNVPQTALYLGDLFRRAGFPAGCFQTLLVGSKAVEGILRDPRVAAATLTGSEPAGRSVAAIAGDEIKHTVLELGGSDPYLVLPSADVAKAARTAVTARAQNNGQSCIAAKRFIVHTEVYEEFAERFTAGMRELTVGDPLEESTDVGPLASEQGRADIEELVDDALRRGAEALCGGGRPEGLAGGLENGWFYAPTVLAGITPEMRVHREETFGPVASLYRVDSLDQALEVANDTPFGLSSNVWTRDAGEAERCVRDLRAGGVFFNGMTASHPALPFGGVKRSGYGRELAGHGIREFCNATTVWYGSEPR, from the coding sequence ATGCCCATCGCGACGGTCAACCCCGCGAACGGCGAGACGCTCAGAACGTTCGACGCCCTGGACGACGACGAGATCGAGAAGCGGATCGCCGCGGCCGACGCCGCCTTCCGCGACTACCGCACCACCTCATTCGGCGAACGGGCCCGGCTGCTCGGCCGGGCCGCCGACCTGCTGGACGAGGACCGGCGGGACATCGCCCGCACCATGACCCTGGAGATGGGCAAACCCGTCACCGCCGCCCGCGCCGAGGCCGCCAAGTGCGCCAAGGCGATGCGTTGGTACGCCGCCCGCGCCGAGGAACTGCTCGCCGACGAGCACCCCTCGCCCGCCGACGTCGAGGACTCCGGCGCGGTACGCGCGTACGTCCGCTACCGCCCGCTGGGCCCGGTCCTGGCCGTCATGCCGTGGAACTTCCCGCTCTGGCAGGTCGTGCGCTTCGCCGCCCCCGCCCTGATGGCGGGCAACACCGGCCTGCTGAAGCACGCATCCAACGTGCCGCAGACCGCGCTCTACCTCGGCGACCTCTTCCGCCGCGCCGGCTTTCCGGCCGGCTGCTTCCAGACCCTGCTGGTGGGCTCCAAGGCCGTCGAGGGCATCCTGCGCGACCCCCGCGTCGCCGCCGCGACCCTGACCGGCAGCGAACCGGCCGGCCGCTCCGTCGCCGCGATCGCCGGCGACGAGATCAAGCACACCGTCCTCGAACTCGGCGGCAGCGACCCCTACCTCGTCCTGCCCTCCGCGGACGTCGCCAAGGCCGCCCGTACCGCCGTCACCGCCCGCGCCCAGAACAACGGCCAGTCCTGCATCGCCGCCAAGCGGTTCATCGTGCACACCGAGGTGTACGAGGAGTTCGCCGAACGCTTCACCGCCGGCATGCGCGAACTGACCGTGGGCGACCCGCTGGAGGAGTCCACCGACGTCGGACCGCTCGCCAGCGAACAGGGCCGCGCCGACATCGAGGAACTGGTGGACGACGCCCTGCGCCGGGGCGCCGAGGCCCTGTGCGGCGGCGGCCGCCCCGAGGGCCTGGCCGGCGGACTGGAGAACGGCTGGTTCTACGCGCCCACCGTCCTCGCCGGCATCACACCCGAGATGCGCGTCCACCGCGAGGAGACCTTCGGCCCGGTCGCCTCCCTCTACCGCGTGGACAGCCTCGACCAGGCCCTGGAGGTGGCCAACGACACCCCCTTCGGACTCAGTTCCAACGTATGGACCCGTGACGCCGGCGAGGCCGAACGCTGCGTCCGCGACCTCCGGGCCGGCGGCGTCTTCTTCAACGGCATGACCGCCTCCCACCCCGCGCTGCCCTTCGGCGGCGTGAAGCGCTCCGGCTACGGGCGCGAACTCGCCGGGCACGGCATCCGCGAGTTCTGCAACGCCACCACCGTCTGGTACGGCTCCGAGCCCCGGTGA
- a CDS encoding phosphoketolase family protein, translating to MSDAPPQPPPPPRATGPGDEEIDALDAHWRAANYLAAGQIYLMDNPLLTRPLAPEHIKPRLLGHWGTSPGLNLVYTHLNRLVRARGTRALCVWGPGHGGPAVLAGSWLEGSYSEIYPDIGRDAEGMGRLFKQFSFPGGVPSHVAPETPGSIHEGGELGYSLGHAYGAALDHPELLVTCVIGDGEAETGPLAGSWHANKFLDPVHDGAVLPVLHLNGYKIANPTVLARLPHTELDALLRGYGHDPLYVEGDEPRAVHRAMALAMDRAADRVAEIQAAARTGGDTGRPRWPMIVLRTPKGWTGPAEVDGVPVEGTWRAHQVPLPGVRENPDHLRRLEAWLRSYRPAELFDADGRPTEQVLACVPEGDLRLGASPYANGGLFLRDLPIPDLDGFAVPVDRPGRTLREPTRVLGGLLEAVMAATADRRDFRLVGPDETASNRLDAVYEASGKAWQARTLPTDEHLSRDGRVMEVLSEHLCQGWLEGYLLTGRHGLFSCYEAFAHIVDSMVNQHIKWLRTSRRLAWRRPIASLNYLLTSHVWRQDHNGFSHQDPGFVDHVLNKSPEVVRVYLPPDANTLLSVADHALRSRDYVNVIVAGKQPSFDWLTLDQARVHCARGAGVWEWAGTEDGGREPDVVLACAGDVPTLETLAAAQLLRRHLPELAVRVVNVVDMARLMPHSEHPHGMPDSEYDALFTRGRPVVFAYHGYPWLIHRLAYRRAGHGDLHVRGYKEEGTTTTPFDMVVRNDLDRYRLVMDVIDRVPGLGVRAVAVRQEMADSRTRHHAWIREHGTDLPEVADWSWEG from the coding sequence ATGAGCGACGCCCCACCGCAGCCCCCGCCGCCCCCGCGGGCGACCGGCCCCGGCGACGAGGAGATCGACGCGCTCGACGCGCACTGGCGGGCCGCCAACTACCTGGCCGCCGGCCAGATCTACCTGATGGACAACCCCCTGCTGACCCGGCCGCTCGCCCCCGAGCACATCAAACCCCGGCTGCTCGGACACTGGGGCACCTCACCGGGGCTCAACCTCGTCTACACCCACCTCAACCGCCTCGTCCGCGCCCGCGGCACCCGCGCCCTGTGCGTCTGGGGCCCCGGCCACGGCGGGCCCGCCGTCCTCGCCGGCTCCTGGCTGGAAGGCAGCTACTCGGAGATCTACCCCGACATCGGCCGGGACGCCGAGGGCATGGGCCGGCTGTTCAAGCAGTTCTCCTTCCCCGGCGGGGTCCCCAGCCACGTCGCCCCCGAGACCCCCGGCTCCATCCACGAGGGCGGCGAACTCGGCTACTCGCTCGGCCACGCCTACGGAGCCGCGCTCGACCACCCGGAGCTGCTGGTCACCTGCGTCATCGGTGACGGCGAGGCGGAGACCGGACCGCTCGCCGGGTCCTGGCACGCCAACAAGTTCCTCGACCCCGTCCACGACGGCGCCGTCCTGCCGGTCCTCCACCTCAACGGCTACAAGATCGCCAACCCGACCGTGCTCGCCCGCCTCCCGCACACCGAACTCGACGCCCTGCTGCGCGGCTACGGCCACGACCCCCTCTACGTCGAGGGCGACGAACCGCGCGCCGTGCACCGGGCCATGGCCCTCGCGATGGACCGCGCAGCCGACCGCGTCGCGGAGATCCAGGCCGCCGCCCGGACCGGCGGCGACACCGGGCGGCCGCGCTGGCCGATGATCGTCCTGCGCACCCCGAAGGGCTGGACCGGGCCCGCCGAGGTGGACGGAGTGCCCGTCGAAGGCACCTGGCGCGCCCACCAGGTCCCGCTCCCCGGCGTCCGCGAGAACCCCGACCACCTGCGCCGGCTGGAGGCATGGCTCCGCTCCTACCGGCCCGCCGAACTCTTCGACGCCGACGGCCGCCCCACCGAACAGGTGCTGGCCTGCGTCCCCGAGGGCGACCTGCGCCTGGGCGCCTCCCCCTACGCCAATGGCGGCCTGTTCCTGCGCGACCTGCCCATCCCGGACCTGGACGGGTTCGCCGTCCCGGTGGACCGGCCCGGCCGTACGCTGCGCGAGCCCACCCGCGTCCTGGGCGGCCTCCTGGAAGCGGTCATGGCGGCCACCGCCGACCGCAGGGACTTCCGGCTCGTCGGCCCCGACGAGACCGCCTCCAACCGGCTCGACGCGGTCTACGAGGCCAGCGGCAAGGCCTGGCAGGCCCGCACCCTCCCGACCGACGAGCACCTCTCCCGCGACGGCCGGGTCATGGAGGTGCTGTCCGAGCATCTGTGCCAGGGCTGGCTGGAGGGCTATCTGCTGACCGGCCGGCACGGGCTGTTCTCCTGCTACGAGGCGTTCGCGCACATCGTGGACTCGATGGTCAACCAGCACATCAAATGGCTGCGCACCTCGCGCCGGCTCGCCTGGCGCCGCCCCATCGCCTCCCTCAACTACCTGCTCACCTCGCACGTCTGGCGCCAGGACCACAACGGCTTCTCGCACCAGGACCCCGGGTTCGTCGACCACGTCCTCAACAAGAGCCCCGAGGTCGTCCGGGTCTATCTGCCGCCCGACGCCAACACCCTGCTCTCCGTGGCCGACCACGCGCTGCGCAGCCGGGACTACGTCAATGTCATCGTCGCCGGGAAGCAGCCGAGTTTCGACTGGCTGACCCTGGACCAGGCACGGGTGCACTGCGCACGCGGCGCCGGCGTCTGGGAGTGGGCGGGCACCGAGGACGGCGGCCGCGAGCCCGACGTCGTCCTCGCCTGCGCCGGCGACGTGCCCACCCTGGAGACCCTGGCGGCCGCCCAGCTGCTGCGGCGCCATCTGCCGGAACTGGCCGTACGGGTGGTCAACGTGGTCGACATGGCCCGGCTCATGCCGCACTCCGAGCATCCGCACGGCATGCCGGACTCCGAGTACGACGCGCTGTTCACCCGGGGCAGGCCGGTCGTCTTCGCGTACCACGGCTACCCCTGGCTGATCCACCGGCTGGCCTACCGCCGCGCCGGGCACGGCGATCTGCATGTGCGCGGCTACAAGGAGGAGGGCACCACGACCACGCCCTTCGACATGGTCGTCCGCAACGACCTCGACCGCTACCGGCTGGTCATGGACGTGATCGACCGGGTCCCCGGCCTCGGCGTCCGCGCGGTGGCGGTGCGTCAGGAGATGGCGGACTCCCGCACCCGCCACCACGCCTGGATTCGCGAACACGGCACCGACCTGCCCGAGGTGGCCGACTGGTCCTGGGAGGGCTGA
- a CDS encoding methyltransferase, producing the protein MNRLTTSAGGYDLARFPEDPRDPLRAWDAADAYLLQHLEGTEGAAPVAVEGRVVVVGDRWGALSTALAGHHPVQISDSCLGQRATAANLARNGLPADAVRLLSPRDTPPDRIDVLLVRVPKSLAFLEDQLHRLAPAVHAGTLVIGTGMVKEIHTSTLALFERIIGPTRTSLAVRKARLIHCTPDPALPRTPSPWPLRYALPPDAGAAAGHTVTNHAGIFCADRLDIGTRFFLKHLPVRTGPDRVVDLGCGNGVLGLAAALANPDATLTFIDESHQAVASAEETFRANTGPGARASFVVGDGLAGAEPDSADLVLNNPPFHSHQATTDATARSMFYGARRALRRGGELWVVANRHLGHHTTLRRVFGNCQTVAGDPKFVVLRAVKR; encoded by the coding sequence ATGAACCGTTTGACGACGTCAGCGGGCGGTTATGACCTCGCCCGTTTCCCCGAGGACCCCCGCGACCCGCTCCGTGCCTGGGACGCGGCCGACGCCTATCTGCTCCAGCACCTGGAGGGCACCGAAGGCGCCGCCCCGGTCGCCGTCGAGGGCCGCGTCGTGGTGGTCGGGGACCGCTGGGGCGCCCTCAGCACCGCGCTCGCCGGCCACCACCCGGTGCAGATCAGCGACTCCTGCCTCGGGCAGCGGGCGACCGCAGCGAACCTCGCGCGCAACGGCCTGCCCGCGGACGCCGTGCGCCTGCTCTCCCCGCGCGACACCCCGCCGGACCGCATCGACGTCCTGCTCGTCCGCGTACCCAAGAGCCTCGCCTTCCTGGAGGACCAGCTCCACCGGCTCGCGCCCGCCGTCCACGCCGGCACCCTCGTCATCGGCACCGGCATGGTCAAGGAGATCCACACCTCGACCCTCGCCCTGTTCGAGCGCATCATCGGCCCCACCCGCACCTCCCTCGCCGTGCGCAAGGCCCGGCTCATCCACTGCACCCCGGACCCGGCCCTGCCGCGCACCCCCAGCCCCTGGCCCCTGCGCTACGCACTGCCCCCGGACGCCGGAGCGGCCGCCGGGCACACCGTCACCAACCACGCCGGGATCTTCTGCGCCGACCGGCTCGACATCGGCACCCGCTTCTTCCTCAAGCACTTGCCGGTCCGCACCGGGCCGGACCGGGTCGTGGACCTCGGCTGCGGCAACGGCGTCCTCGGCCTCGCCGCCGCCCTCGCCAACCCGGACGCCACCCTCACCTTCATCGACGAGTCCCACCAGGCCGTCGCCTCCGCCGAGGAGACCTTCCGCGCCAACACCGGACCCGGCGCACGGGCGAGCTTCGTCGTCGGGGACGGCCTGGCCGGCGCCGAGCCCGACAGCGCCGACCTGGTCCTCAACAACCCGCCGTTCCACTCGCACCAGGCCACCACCGACGCCACCGCCCGGAGCATGTTTTACGGCGCGCGGCGCGCCCTGCGCCGGGGCGGCGAGCTGTGGGTCGTCGCCAACCGGCACCTGGGCCACCACACCACCCTGCGCCGCGTCTTCGGCAACTGCCAGACCGTCGCGGGCGACCCGAAGTTCGTGGTGCTGCGCGCCGTCAAGCGCTGA
- a CDS encoding endonuclease I family protein, which yields MSRRHLPARGSLPVALAALAVLTGTAAAAPAPLPSPATAASTTAARSSLSALDDTYYEDAAGRTGTALKNALHTIISDQSRLSYSQVWNALKDTDQDPADSTHVILLYTGRSEPKSDNGGNVGQWNREHVWAKSHGDFGTATGPGTDIHHLRPADVQVNSVRGNKDFDNGGSQVSNAPGNYTDSNSFEPRDAVKGDVARMILYMAVRYEGDDAFPDLEPNDKVSNGSAPYMGRLSVLKQWNEQDPPDSFEKRRNDVIYERYQHNRNPFVDHPEWVEAIW from the coding sequence ATGTCCCGTCGCCACCTTCCCGCGCGCGGCTCCCTGCCCGTCGCGCTCGCCGCCCTCGCGGTGCTCACCGGCACGGCGGCCGCCGCGCCCGCACCGCTGCCCTCCCCCGCCACCGCGGCCTCCACCACCGCGGCCCGCTCCTCGCTCTCCGCGCTCGACGACACCTACTACGAGGACGCGGCCGGCAGGACCGGCACCGCGCTCAAGAACGCCCTGCACACGATCATCAGCGACCAGAGCAGGCTCAGCTACAGCCAGGTCTGGAACGCCCTGAAGGACACCGACCAGGACCCGGCCGACTCCACCCACGTCATCCTGCTGTACACCGGGCGCTCGGAGCCCAAGAGCGACAACGGCGGCAACGTCGGCCAGTGGAACCGGGAGCACGTCTGGGCCAAGTCCCACGGCGACTTCGGTACGGCCACCGGCCCCGGCACCGACATCCACCATCTGCGCCCGGCCGACGTCCAGGTCAACTCCGTACGGGGCAACAAGGACTTCGACAACGGCGGCAGCCAGGTGAGCAACGCGCCGGGCAACTACACCGACAGCAACTCCTTCGAACCACGCGACGCCGTCAAGGGCGACGTGGCCCGCATGATCCTCTACATGGCGGTGCGCTACGAGGGCGACGACGCCTTCCCCGACCTGGAGCCCAACGACAAGGTGTCGAACGGGTCCGCCCCGTACATGGGCCGGCTCTCCGTACTGAAGCAGTGGAACGAGCAGGACCCGCCGGACTCCTTCGAGAAGCGGCGCAACGACGTCATATACGAGCGGTACCAGCACAACCGGAACCCGTTCGTGGACCACCCGGAGTGGGTGGAGGCCATCTGGTGA